A single genomic interval of Zobellia nedashkovskayae harbors:
- the rsmH gene encoding 16S rRNA (cytosine(1402)-N(4))-methyltransferase RsmH, whose translation MTKAMYHNPVLLEESVNGLNIKEDGVYVDVTFGGGGHSKQILKQLGSKGKLFAFDQDEDALANTLGDERFTLINENFRFVKQFLKFYGIRKVDGILADYGVSSHQFDKAERGFSTRFDADLDMRMSKRNLLSAYDVVNTYDYDDLRKVLFQYGDLRNANAMAKTILAKREEEPIKTTEKLKEVLRAFLPNAKEHKILAQIYQAIRIEVNQEIAVIEEFLLQTPELLDVGGRLSIISYHSLEDRLVKRFIREGQFQGEAPKDFYGNIDVPFKKVGPLIVPSREEISKNNRARSAKLRIAERI comes from the coding sequence ATGACGAAAGCTATGTATCATAATCCAGTTTTATTAGAGGAGTCGGTAAACGGGCTCAATATTAAGGAAGACGGAGTCTACGTTGATGTCACTTTTGGTGGTGGTGGACATTCTAAACAAATATTAAAGCAGTTGGGGAGCAAAGGGAAACTATTTGCTTTTGATCAAGATGAAGATGCACTTGCAAACACTTTAGGTGATGAGCGGTTTACGTTGATCAACGAGAATTTCAGGTTCGTCAAGCAGTTTTTGAAGTTCTATGGCATTCGGAAAGTAGATGGCATTTTGGCCGATTATGGTGTTTCATCGCATCAGTTCGATAAAGCGGAACGCGGGTTCTCAACTAGGTTTGATGCGGATTTGGATATGCGTATGAGCAAAAGAAATCTTTTGTCCGCTTACGATGTGGTGAATACGTATGATTATGATGATTTAAGAAAGGTTCTTTTTCAATACGGCGATTTGCGAAATGCAAATGCCATGGCAAAGACCATTTTGGCGAAAAGAGAAGAGGAGCCCATCAAAACAACTGAAAAATTAAAAGAGGTGTTGCGGGCATTTTTGCCCAATGCAAAAGAACATAAAATATTGGCTCAGATTTATCAGGCCATTCGTATTGAGGTTAATCAGGAGATAGCGGTTATTGAAGAGTTTTTGCTTCAAACACCGGAATTGTTAGATGTTGGTGGACGGTTAAGCATTATCAGTTATCATTCTTTGGAAGATAGGTTGGTGAAGCGTTTTATACGAGAAGGACAGTTTCAAGGAGAGGCTCCAAAAGATTTTTATGGAAATATAGATGTTCCGTTTAAAAAAGTTGGGCCACTAATCGTTCCATCCAGAGAAGAAATTTCAAAGAATAACCGCGCTCGCAGTGCTAAATTGAGAATTGCAGAACGCATATAG
- a CDS encoding FtsL-like putative cell division protein, whose translation MKKGLLNILKGRFLVSDDAPKNWLFIIFTSFLATIMIGSSHSADKKVHQIAALNEEVKELRNEFVDARSDVQQLKLESTVMNIVSEKGLFPSQVPPKQIRVKSNKIEE comes from the coding sequence ATGAAAAAAGGTTTGTTGAACATATTAAAAGGTAGGTTTTTGGTGAGCGATGATGCTCCTAAGAACTGGCTGTTCATCATTTTCACTTCTTTTCTTGCAACTATAATGATTGGTAGCTCACACAGTGCAGACAAAAAGGTGCATCAAATAGCTGCATTGAACGAAGAGGTAAAAGAACTACGTAATGAGTTTGTGGATGCACGTTCAGATGTGCAGCAGTTAAAACTGGAGTCTACTGTTATGAATATAGTTTCAGAAAAAGGGTTGTTTCCTTCGCAGGTGCCACCCAAGCAAATAAGAGTTAAGTCTAATAAGATAGAAGAGTAG
- a CDS encoding penicillin-binding protein, whose product MAVTEKSILTRVYVVTAFMFLFAIAVLFKLVNIQFAQGDKYKALAMERTEKMFTIAPNRGNLYSDDGSLLATSVSRYTIRFDAVTVSDEDFRQNIVPLSNALSKMLGKPSSHYQKLLRKAKVNKNRYALIARNLDYSEYITVKDFPLFNKGPYKGGLIIDQKTVREHPLGKIAERSVGYENVDDEGYYSGVGLERAYGEYLRGVQGKRLKQKIAKGQWKPIGWENIVEPKDGYDLVSTIDINIQDIAHHALLGQLEHYKADHGCVIVMETETGEVKAISNLGRTEAGKYYERLNYAVGESSEPGSTFKLMSLVAALEDKVIDTSTVIDTEKGRWKIYDRIVKDSKWGGYGKISVGHAFEVSSNTAFAKMIHNNYKNDPEKYVNRLMSMNLNKKLDLPIKGEGEPVIRFPGDKGWSGISLAWMSHGYEVSMTPLQVLTFYNAIANDGEMVKPRLIKEVKEWDQTIRKFDKEVINEAVCSKETAAKVQKLLKNVVEKEYGTGHGLYSPNFSMAGKTGTAQKNYVSKDPDKLKYISSFAGYFPAENPKYSCIVVIHEPDKSVGYYGADVSGPVFKSVAQKVYATSPLVDEVDMEKMKDERLDKSYQRYYAEAQKNYKEVPNVKGMSGMDAISILENLGIEVEVRGNGKVKRQSVSQGENIKNTKKITLELS is encoded by the coding sequence GTGGCTGTAACGGAAAAAAGCATATTAACCCGGGTGTACGTCGTAACGGCGTTTATGTTCCTGTTCGCTATCGCGGTACTGTTTAAATTGGTGAATATCCAGTTTGCACAAGGCGATAAGTACAAGGCCTTAGCTATGGAGCGAACCGAGAAAATGTTCACTATAGCTCCGAACCGTGGTAATCTGTATTCTGATGATGGAAGCCTTTTGGCAACATCAGTATCTCGTTATACCATCCGTTTTGATGCAGTTACGGTAAGTGATGAGGATTTTAGACAGAATATTGTGCCTTTATCCAATGCACTTTCAAAAATGTTAGGCAAGCCGTCTTCTCATTATCAGAAGTTATTGAGAAAGGCTAAAGTGAATAAAAACAGATACGCGCTTATCGCTAGAAATCTGGACTACTCTGAGTATATAACCGTAAAGGATTTTCCTTTATTCAATAAGGGCCCATACAAAGGCGGGTTAATCATTGATCAGAAAACCGTAAGAGAACACCCGTTAGGTAAAATTGCCGAACGTAGTGTTGGTTACGAGAATGTAGATGATGAAGGGTATTACTCCGGTGTTGGCTTGGAAAGAGCATATGGAGAATATTTAAGAGGAGTTCAAGGAAAAAGATTAAAGCAGAAAATTGCCAAAGGCCAGTGGAAGCCAATTGGGTGGGAGAATATTGTTGAGCCTAAAGACGGATATGATTTGGTGTCTACCATTGATATTAATATTCAGGATATCGCCCACCATGCTTTGCTAGGGCAATTAGAGCATTATAAGGCCGATCACGGTTGTGTTATTGTAATGGAAACAGAAACCGGAGAGGTGAAAGCTATTTCTAATTTGGGTAGAACGGAAGCTGGTAAATATTACGAGCGATTGAATTACGCAGTAGGTGAATCTAGTGAGCCAGGATCTACGTTTAAATTAATGTCGCTTGTTGCTGCTCTTGAGGATAAGGTAATTGATACCAGTACGGTAATCGATACGGAAAAGGGTAGGTGGAAAATCTATGACAGAATCGTAAAAGATTCTAAGTGGGGTGGTTATGGAAAAATATCTGTTGGTCATGCTTTTGAAGTTTCTTCAAACACTGCTTTTGCAAAAATGATTCACAACAATTACAAGAACGACCCTGAAAAATACGTCAACCGTTTAATGAGTATGAATCTTAATAAAAAGCTTGATTTACCTATTAAAGGCGAAGGTGAGCCTGTTATTAGATTTCCTGGTGATAAGGGGTGGTCAGGTATTTCTTTAGCGTGGATGTCTCATGGGTATGAGGTTTCTATGACACCTTTACAGGTATTGACCTTTTATAATGCTATTGCCAATGATGGTGAGATGGTAAAGCCAAGGTTGATTAAAGAAGTGAAGGAATGGGATCAGACCATTAGAAAGTTCGATAAGGAAGTTATTAATGAAGCGGTTTGTTCAAAAGAAACAGCAGCTAAGGTTCAGAAGCTTTTGAAAAACGTAGTCGAAAAAGAATACGGTACAGGTCACGGTTTGTATTCGCCTAATTTTTCTATGGCGGGCAAAACGGGTACGGCGCAAAAGAACTATGTGTCTAAAGATCCAGATAAACTAAAATACATATCATCTTTTGCAGGCTATTTTCCTGCTGAAAACCCAAAGTACTCTTGTATTGTAGTAATTCATGAGCCAGATAAGAGTGTAGGTTATTATGGAGCAGATGTTTCTGGTCCTGTGTTTAAATCTGTAGCTCAAAAAGTGTATGCCACTTCACCATTAGTAGATGAGGTAGATATGGAGAAGATGAAAGATGAACGGTTGGATAAATCGTATCAAAGATATTATGCCGAAGCTCAAAAGAACTATAAAGAAGTTCCTAATGTAAAGGGTATGAGCGGTATGGATGCTATTTCAATTCTTGAGAATCTTGGTATAGAGGTAGAAGTAAGAGGTAATGGAAAAGTAAAAAGACAATCCGTCTCTCAAGGAGAGAATATAAAGAATACTAAGAAAATTACACTAGAGCTATCGTGA
- a CDS encoding UDP-N-acetylmuramoyl-L-alanyl-D-glutamate--2,6-diaminopimelate ligase: MKLLKDILFGASLTDVIGSTNVLVDNICFDSRKVKMDDVFVAIKGTLTDGHLYIAKAIDLGAKAIVCEELPDQTVEGVTYVEVKDGNTALAMMASNFYGNPSKNLKLVGVTGTNGKTTISSLLYQLFKKAGYKVGLLSTIKIMVDEEVYATSHTTPDALTINEHLHLMNEAGVEFCFMEVSSHGIHQKRTQGLVFEGAIFTNLSHDHLDYHKTFAEYRDTKKILFDQLPKNAFAISNIDDKNGAIMLQNTKAKKYTYALRTYADYRAQVLESQFDGTLLKINDHELWSRLIGHFNAYNMLAIFATADLLGMETLETLRLLSELENVDGRFQYFISGKKITAIVDYAHTPDALKNVLETISTLRTGNENVITVVGCGGDRDRSKRPVMGHIASEMSNQAIFTSDNPRSESPSSIIEAMEEGVEPQNVKKILSIENREQAIKTACQLANAEDIILIAGKGHETYQETNGKRIHFDDFEMVKEILKSLDK; encoded by the coding sequence GTGAAGTTGTTAAAAGACATATTGTTTGGGGCAAGCCTGACCGATGTAATCGGTTCTACCAATGTATTGGTGGATAACATCTGTTTTGATTCTAGAAAGGTCAAGATGGATGATGTTTTTGTGGCTATTAAAGGCACATTGACCGATGGCCATTTATATATAGCTAAAGCAATTGATCTTGGTGCAAAAGCTATTGTCTGCGAGGAATTACCTGATCAGACGGTTGAAGGGGTTACTTATGTAGAAGTAAAGGATGGCAACACGGCATTGGCTATGATGGCGTCTAATTTTTACGGCAATCCTTCTAAAAACTTAAAACTGGTTGGTGTTACGGGCACCAATGGTAAGACCACCATTTCTAGTCTGTTGTACCAGTTGTTTAAAAAGGCAGGGTATAAAGTGGGTCTTTTATCTACTATTAAAATAATGGTAGATGAAGAAGTGTATGCTACAAGCCACACCACTCCGGATGCATTGACGATTAACGAGCATTTGCATCTCATGAATGAGGCTGGTGTAGAGTTTTGTTTCATGGAAGTTAGTTCTCATGGTATTCATCAAAAAAGGACACAAGGGTTGGTTTTTGAAGGGGCAATTTTCACGAACCTTTCTCATGACCATTTGGATTATCATAAAACGTTTGCCGAGTATAGAGATACCAAGAAGATTCTTTTTGATCAATTGCCGAAAAATGCTTTTGCTATTTCAAATATTGATGATAAGAACGGGGCTATTATGCTTCAGAATACAAAGGCAAAGAAATATACGTACGCTCTTAGAACTTATGCTGATTATAGAGCACAGGTTTTGGAGAGTCAGTTTGACGGGACGTTGTTAAAAATAAACGACCACGAATTGTGGTCAAGGCTAATTGGGCATTTTAATGCTTATAACATGTTAGCCATTTTTGCTACAGCGGATTTGTTGGGAATGGAAACCTTGGAAACATTAAGGTTGCTCAGCGAGCTTGAAAATGTAGACGGTCGCTTCCAATATTTTATATCGGGTAAAAAGATTACTGCCATAGTCGACTATGCCCATACGCCGGACGCGTTAAAAAATGTGCTGGAAACAATCAGTACTTTGAGAACTGGAAATGAAAACGTCATCACCGTTGTGGGGTGTGGTGGCGATAGAGACAGATCAAAGCGTCCGGTAATGGGTCATATCGCTTCAGAAATGAGCAACCAGGCCATTTTTACTTCGGATAACCCTAGAAGCGAATCGCCATCTTCCATAATTGAAGCCATGGAAGAAGGTGTGGAGCCACAGAACGTAAAGAAAATCCTATCCATAGAAAATAGGGAACAGGCTATAAAAACAGCATGCCAATTGGCCAATGCTGAAGATATCATACTCATTGCCGGTAAAGGCCATGAGACGTATCAAGAAACCAACGGAAAACGAATTCACTTTGACGATTTTGAAATGGTCAAAGAGATTTTGAAGAGTTTGGATAAATAA
- the mraY gene encoding phospho-N-acetylmuramoyl-pentapeptide-transferase, whose product MLYYLFEYLEKQYQLPGASLFQFTTFRAAMAILTSLIIATVYGKRVILFLQKKQIGESVRDLGLEGQKQKAGTPTMGGLIIIMSTLIPVLLFAKLDNIYIILLIVTTLWMGFIGFTDDYIKVFKKDKDGLKGRFKVLGQVVLGLGVGATLYFHPGVTMREDSSTMITEQLQVRDVMGLEIKSVKTTVPFFKNNELDYSDFISWAGESAKDYAWLIFIPIVILIVTAVSNGANLTDGIDGLAAGTSAIIVFTLGIFAWVSGNVIFSNYLDIMFIPNSGELVVFITAFVGALIGFLWYNAFPAQVFMGDTGSLTIGGIIAVIAIIIRKELLIPILCGIFFAESLSVMIQVGYFKYTKKKFGEGRRVFLMSPIHHHYQVKGYHESKIVTRFWIVGILLAIITVVTLKVR is encoded by the coding sequence ATGCTATACTACCTATTCGAATATTTAGAGAAACAATACCAGTTGCCAGGGGCGAGCTTATTTCAGTTCACCACCTTTAGGGCTGCTATGGCTATTCTTACTTCGCTAATTATCGCTACGGTATACGGTAAACGGGTTATTCTTTTTCTTCAGAAGAAACAAATAGGAGAAAGTGTAAGAGATCTTGGTTTAGAAGGGCAAAAGCAAAAGGCGGGTACACCAACTATGGGTGGGCTCATCATAATTATGTCAACCCTAATTCCGGTGTTGTTGTTTGCTAAACTGGATAACATATATATCATCTTATTAATTGTCACTACACTTTGGATGGGTTTTATTGGTTTTACTGATGATTACATTAAAGTATTCAAAAAAGACAAAGACGGGCTTAAAGGTAGGTTTAAAGTTTTAGGTCAAGTAGTGTTGGGTCTTGGGGTAGGAGCAACATTGTATTTTCATCCTGGGGTAACCATGAGAGAAGATTCTAGTACAATGATTACAGAGCAACTACAGGTTCGTGATGTTATGGGGCTAGAGATTAAATCAGTAAAAACTACAGTTCCTTTCTTCAAGAATAATGAATTGGATTATAGTGATTTCATTAGTTGGGCAGGAGAAAGTGCTAAAGATTACGCTTGGTTAATATTCATTCCTATAGTAATACTAATTGTTACTGCAGTTTCTAACGGAGCCAATCTTACTGATGGTATTGATGGCTTGGCAGCAGGTACATCTGCAATCATTGTTTTTACGCTCGGCATTTTTGCATGGGTGTCAGGTAACGTCATATTTTCAAATTATCTAGATATCATGTTCATACCTAATTCAGGTGAGCTGGTAGTCTTTATTACAGCATTTGTGGGTGCATTGATTGGTTTTCTTTGGTACAACGCTTTCCCTGCGCAGGTTTTTATGGGTGATACGGGTAGTTTAACTATTGGAGGAATCATTGCCGTCATCGCGATAATAATTAGAAAAGAATTATTGATTCCCATTTTATGTGGAATCTTCTTTGCCGAGTCACTATCGGTTATGATACAGGTAGGTTATTTCAAGTATACCAAAAAGAAATTTGGAGAAGGAAGACGGGTGTTTTTAATGTCTCCCATTCATCATCATTACCAAGTTAAGGGTTATCACGAAAGCAAGATCGTAACACGGTTTTGGATTGTGGGTATTCTATTAGCCATTATTACCGTAGTCACTTTGAAAGTAAGATAA
- the murD gene encoding UDP-N-acetylmuramoyl-L-alanine--D-glutamate ligase has translation MKRLVILGGGESGVGTAILGKKEGYEVFVSDRGKIKEKYRNVLEHFDIDWEAEKHTEAKILNADLVMKSPGIPDTVPLVKALHEKVIPVISEIEFASKYTDATLIGITGSNGKTTTTMLANHLLKEGGLHVGMAGNIGDSYAKMVAENNFDFYVLEISSFQLDGIIDFKPHIAILTNITPDHLDRYDYKFENYVASKFRIAENQTEEDYLIYDADDPVIIAWLQKHPVKSKLLPFSIKREMEQGAYLQNNTIILNTNNETLKMTKETLALEGKHNLKNSMAAMTAAKLVGIRKASIRESIANFQGAPHRLENVLKIHHVQYINDSKATNVNSVFYALDSVKTPVVWIVGGQDKGNDYKELMPLVREKVKAIVCLGLDNEKIKDAFGNVVDLMVETFAMEEAVKVAYKIAERGDTVLLSPACASFDLFQNYEDRGDQFKAAVKSL, from the coding sequence ATGAAGAGGCTAGTAATTTTAGGAGGAGGCGAAAGTGGAGTAGGCACCGCAATCTTGGGTAAGAAAGAAGGGTACGAAGTTTTTGTATCTGATAGAGGAAAAATTAAAGAGAAATATAGAAACGTTCTTGAACATTTTGATATTGATTGGGAAGCTGAAAAGCACACGGAAGCAAAGATTCTGAATGCCGATTTGGTTATGAAGAGTCCAGGTATACCAGATACGGTTCCGTTGGTAAAGGCATTGCACGAAAAGGTAATACCTGTTATTTCTGAAATTGAGTTTGCATCAAAATATACAGATGCTACTTTAATCGGTATAACAGGAAGTAATGGAAAGACCACCACGACTATGTTGGCTAATCACCTTTTAAAAGAAGGCGGTCTTCATGTGGGTATGGCAGGTAACATTGGTGATAGTTACGCTAAAATGGTAGCAGAAAACAATTTTGATTTCTACGTATTAGAAATCAGCAGTTTTCAGTTGGATGGTATTATAGATTTTAAACCGCATATCGCTATTCTAACAAATATTACTCCGGACCATTTGGACCGGTACGATTACAAATTTGAAAATTATGTCGCTTCAAAATTCCGCATTGCGGAGAACCAGACCGAAGAAGACTATTTAATATACGACGCAGACGATCCTGTAATTATTGCATGGCTTCAAAAGCACCCCGTTAAATCAAAACTGCTCCCTTTTTCCATTAAGCGAGAAATGGAACAAGGCGCATATTTACAGAACAACACTATTATACTGAACACAAATAACGAGACATTGAAAATGACAAAAGAGACATTAGCACTAGAAGGGAAACACAATTTAAAAAATAGTATGGCAGCAATGACTGCGGCAAAGTTAGTAGGCATTAGAAAAGCATCAATCCGTGAGAGTATTGCTAATTTCCAAGGAGCGCCCCACCGTCTTGAAAATGTATTAAAAATACACCATGTACAGTATATAAACGATTCTAAGGCAACTAACGTGAACTCTGTATTCTATGCGTTGGATAGTGTTAAAACACCTGTTGTATGGATTGTTGGTGGGCAAGATAAAGGAAATGATTACAAAGAATTGATGCCGTTAGTACGCGAAAAAGTAAAAGCCATAGTTTGCTTGGGCTTGGATAACGAGAAGATTAAAGATGCCTTTGGCAATGTAGTTGATCTTATGGTAGAGACTTTTGCTATGGAAGAAGCTGTAAAAGTAGCTTACAAAATTGCTGAACGTGGAGATACCGTTTTGTTATCACCAGCATGTGCCAGTTTTGATTTGTTTCAGAACTATGAAGACCGTGGAGATCAGTTTAAAGCAGCAGTAAAATCATTATAA
- a CDS encoding FtsW/RodA/SpoVE family cell cycle protein: MNAFFENIKGDRAIWAIAALLGLFSFLPVYSASSNLVYVVGNGTTFGYLVKHALLLSLGFGIIYGIHRIPSHFFKGLSLIAMPLVLVLLVFTLAQGTTIGGANASRWISVPIVGISFQTSNLAAVVLMIYVARYLSKVRHKEVTFKESILPLWIPVLLTVALILPANFSTAAIIFSMVILLCFLGGYPIKYLLGIIGASVLSLAFFILTAKAIPGLFPNRVDTWISRVENFADSEDTEADYQIERAKIAIATGGIVGKGAGKSVQKNFLPQSSSDFIYAIIVEEYGLVGGFALMFFYMFLLFRIVVVANSSTYIFGKLVVLGVGLPIVFQALINMAVAVELFPVTGQTLPLISSGGTSSWMTCLAIGIILSVSNKNLSVEKSSADIDETNPLEVLSGQL; this comes from the coding sequence GTGAACGCATTTTTTGAAAATATCAAAGGGGATAGAGCTATTTGGGCCATTGCGGCCCTCTTGGGTTTATTTTCGTTTCTGCCGGTATATAGTGCTAGTAGTAATCTAGTCTATGTAGTGGGGAACGGAACTACTTTTGGGTATTTGGTAAAACATGCATTGCTCTTGTCTCTAGGTTTTGGAATTATTTACGGAATACACCGTATTCCTTCACATTTCTTTAAAGGATTATCACTAATTGCCATGCCTTTAGTTTTGGTTTTATTAGTGTTTACATTAGCTCAAGGAACAACAATAGGTGGTGCTAATGCCAGTAGGTGGATCAGTGTGCCCATAGTTGGTATTTCGTTTCAGACATCTAACCTAGCTGCGGTGGTGCTAATGATATATGTGGCTCGTTACCTTAGTAAAGTTCGTCATAAGGAAGTCACATTTAAAGAAAGTATTTTGCCTTTGTGGATTCCTGTTTTGCTAACGGTAGCCCTCATTTTACCGGCAAACTTTTCAACGGCGGCTATCATCTTTTCTATGGTAATTTTGTTGTGTTTTCTAGGAGGGTATCCCATTAAATATTTATTAGGAATAATTGGAGCAAGTGTACTGAGTCTTGCGTTTTTTATACTAACGGCCAAAGCTATTCCAGGGTTGTTTCCCAACCGTGTAGATACATGGATAAGTAGAGTAGAAAATTTTGCGGATTCAGAAGATACGGAAGCCGACTATCAAATTGAACGTGCCAAGATTGCTATTGCTACCGGGGGTATTGTTGGTAAGGGTGCTGGTAAAAGTGTTCAGAAGAACTTTTTACCACAGAGTTCATCAGATTTTATTTATGCCATTATCGTTGAAGAGTATGGTCTGGTTGGCGGTTTTGCACTCATGTTTTTTTATATGTTCTTACTGTTTCGTATAGTGGTAGTGGCCAATAGTAGTACTTATATTTTTGGAAAGCTCGTGGTGCTTGGTGTAGGACTTCCTATAGTTTTTCAGGCTTTAATAAATATGGCCGTGGCGGTAGAGCTTTTTCCTGTTACTGGGCAAACGTTACCATTAATAAGTAGTGGTGGTACCAGTAGTTGGATGACCTGTTTGGCCATTGGTATTATTTTGAGTGTGAGCAATAAAAATTTAAGTGTGGAAAAATCATCCGCAGATATAGATGAAACGAATCCTTTAGAAGTACTAAGTGGGCAATTATAA
- the murG gene encoding undecaprenyldiphospho-muramoylpentapeptide beta-N-acetylglucosaminyltransferase, producing the protein MGNYKFILSGGGTGGHIYPAIAIANELKRRHPDAQFLFVGAQDRMEMEKVPQAGYEIEGLWISGLQRKLTLKNLMFPFKVISSLIKAGKIVRRFKPDAVIGTGGFASGPMLRVAAGKGVPCVLQEQNSYAGITNKLLKDKVAKICVAYDEMERFFPKDKIVKTGNPVRGDLVEMSADKSEALDFFGLNTGVPTLLILGGSLGARRINQLVAQNLEFFKKNGVQLIWQCGKLYIEEYAKYNSDTVKVLDFMNRMDYAYAASDMIISRAGAGSVSELCIVGKPVIFVPSPNVSEDHQTKNARALVNENAAVLLRESELDEKFENVFSELFQDKVEQKNLGDNIKKLALPNATKDIVDEIEKLIGNATSK; encoded by the coding sequence GTGGGCAATTATAAATTTATACTCTCCGGTGGTGGAACAGGTGGGCATATTTACCCAGCAATCGCTATTGCGAACGAATTGAAAAGAAGACATCCTGATGCGCAATTTTTATTTGTAGGCGCTCAAGATAGAATGGAGATGGAAAAAGTGCCTCAAGCAGGTTACGAAATCGAAGGATTATGGATTAGTGGGTTACAAAGGAAACTGACCCTTAAAAATTTAATGTTTCCTTTTAAAGTGATAAGTAGTTTGATAAAGGCTGGTAAAATAGTGCGAAGATTTAAACCTGATGCCGTGATTGGTACAGGTGGCTTTGCTAGTGGTCCTATGTTAAGGGTTGCCGCTGGTAAAGGAGTGCCTTGCGTATTGCAAGAGCAGAATTCGTATGCCGGTATTACCAATAAATTATTGAAAGATAAAGTGGCTAAGATTTGTGTGGCCTATGATGAGATGGAACGATTTTTTCCAAAGGATAAAATTGTGAAGACCGGAAATCCCGTTCGTGGAGATTTGGTGGAAATGTCTGCGGATAAAAGTGAAGCGTTGGATTTCTTTGGATTGAATACTGGAGTGCCTACACTTTTAATTTTAGGTGGTAGCCTTGGGGCAAGAAGAATCAATCAGTTGGTGGCTCAGAACCTTGAATTTTTCAAGAAAAACGGAGTGCAATTAATATGGCAGTGCGGTAAGCTTTACATAGAGGAGTATGCTAAATATAACTCAGATACGGTTAAAGTGCTAGATTTTATGAACCGTATGGATTACGCCTATGCCGCTTCAGATATGATAATATCACGTGCAGGTGCAGGTTCGGTTTCGGAGTTGTGTATTGTGGGTAAGCCGGTAATATTCGTGCCTTCGCCTAATGTGTCCGAGGATCATCAGACAAAAAATGCGCGTGCGCTTGTAAATGAGAATGCAGCCGTATTGTTGAGAGAAAGTGAGCTGGATGAGAAGTTTGAAAACGTGTTTTCTGAACTTTTTCAAGATAAAGTAGAGCAAAAGAATTTGGGAGATAACATTAAGAAATTAGCGTTACCCAATGCAACAAAAGATATTGTTGACGAAATAGAAAAATTAATTGGGAATGCCACCAGTAAATAA